In a single window of the Arachis hypogaea cultivar Tifrunner chromosome 6, arahy.Tifrunner.gnm2.J5K5, whole genome shotgun sequence genome:
- the LOC112697968 gene encoding uncharacterized protein encodes MQFFGGSEISPSPPVPTASGNNGHMMYVFNRNGVCLLYREWNRPLRTLNAQQDHKLMFGLLFSLKSLTAKMDPTIAEKGNLGVPQLPGQGCSFHSFRTNTYKLSFMESPSGIKIILVTHPRTGDLRDSLKYIYNLYVEYVVKNPLYTPGSPIRCQLFNTTLDQYVRGIA; translated from the exons ATGCAATTTTTCGGAGGGTCTGAAATCAGTCCATCACCTCCTGTACCAACAGCTTCAGGGAACAATGGCCATATGATGTATGTGTTCAATAGGAATGGTGTATGCTTGCTCTATCGGGAGTGGAATCGCCCATTGCGGACATTGAATGCTCAGCAAGACCATAAGTTAATGTTTGGACTTCTTTTTTCACTGAAGTCACTAACAGCGAAGATGGACCCTACCAT TGCAGAGAAAGGAAACCTTGGTGTGCCTCAGTTGCCCGGCCAAGGTTGTTCATTTCACAGTTTTCGGACCAATACATATAAACTTAGTTTCATGGAAAGTCCTTCCGGAATAAAG ATTATCCTAGTGACTCATCCTCGAACCGGTGATCTGCGGGACTCCTTGAAGTATATCTACAATTTGTATGTTGAATATGTTGTCAAGAATCCACTCTATACACCCGGATCTCCTATTAG GTGTCAGCTGTTCAATACAACATTGGACCAGTATGTGAGAGGCATTGCCTAG
- the LOC112697965 gene encoding protein RADIALIS-like 4, giving the protein MASSSAWTSKQNKRFENALAVFDKDTPDRWQKLARAVGGKTTVEEVKMHYEMLVEDLKQIEEGHVPLPNYRNVPSNATVGSSNKGYNYMEEERRLKFLSLQ; this is encoded by the exons ATGGCCTCAAGCTCAGCTTGGACATCAAAGCAGAACAAGAGATTCGAGAACGCCTTGGCCGTGTTCGACAAGGACACGCCGGACCGGTGGCAGAAGCTGGCGAGGGCGGTCGGAGGGAAGACCACGGTGGAGGAAGTGAAGATGCATTATGAGATGCTTGTTGAGGATTTGAAGCAAATTGAGGAAGGACATGTTCCTTTGCCTAATTATAGAAATGTTCCAAGTAATGCAACAGTTGGATCCAGCAATAAAGGTTACAATTacatggaagaagaaagaag GTTGAAGTTTCTTAGCCTCCAGTGA